A single Aminobacterium mobile DSM 12262 DNA region contains:
- a CDS encoding single-stranded DNA-binding protein — protein sequence MARGFNKVILMGNLARDPEIRYTASKQAVARLTVAVGRQWKGRNGELQNQTDFIPIVVWGNQAENCERYLRKGRPVLVEGRMQVRSYEDKSGERRWITEVIASSVTFLGSASRDDEDVKESPYSGGSDDFGSIRDKGFDGEEFPLDISEMGDSEAGEEADIPF from the coding sequence TTGGCCAGAGGATTTAATAAAGTCATTCTCATGGGGAACCTGGCGAGAGACCCTGAAATACGATATACGGCATCAAAGCAAGCAGTAGCCAGGTTGACAGTAGCTGTAGGACGCCAGTGGAAAGGGCGAAACGGAGAATTGCAGAATCAGACAGATTTTATTCCCATTGTCGTGTGGGGGAATCAGGCTGAAAATTGCGAGAGATATCTCCGGAAGGGGCGTCCGGTCCTCGTCGAAGGGCGGATGCAGGTCCGAAGCTACGAAGATAAATCGGGAGAGCGTCGTTGGATCACGGAAGTGATAGCTTCGTCGGTAACTTTCCTGGGCAGCGCCTCGCGAGATGATGAAGATGTGAAAGAAAGCCCCTACAGCGGAGGCAGCGATGATTTTGGCAGCATCCGGGATAAGGGGTTCGATGGTGAGGAATTTCCTCTGGATATCTCCGAAATGGGAGATTCTGAAGCTGGAGAAGAAGCAGACATTCCTTTTTAG
- the argS gene encoding arginine--tRNA ligase yields MADVLQTLRGLLDNAVQSAAEERGIPTEELPEYVIEKPKKAEHGDWATNIAMQLARVFKEKPRKLAEDLVARLADCDYFTSVEIAGPGFINFRLSQKWMGEAVRTIIEEGDEYGRSNLGGGEKVQIEFVSANPTGPLHVGHGRGAAVGDIIARIMGFAGWEVEKEYYINDAGLQMQILGRSAQSRYFELLGQGEMAPFPEDAYKGDYIYDIAQEIIDREGDVFLKKPLEESLPFFQRYAAGRILEGIKKDLSDFGVRFNVWFSEKSLYERDLVPQAMETLKARGYAYEEDGALWFKATAFGDEKDRVLIRTNGVPTYFASDITYHMEKFSRGFQRVIDIWGADHHGYVPRMKAGIEALGKERDSLEIVLIQFVNLLRSGEQVAMSTRSGQFVTLRDVMDEVGVDATRYFFVMRRSDSHLDFDLELAKQSSNENPVYYVQYAHARICSVLKEAETRGIAIPGMEALDPSLLLAEEEKKLVNRLSLFPQEVEKAALERAPYLIVNYAYDLAGDFHSFYNANRILGERLPVMNMRLLLVQASKTVLSRSLSLLGVRAPERM; encoded by the coding sequence ATGGCCGATGTGTTACAGACCCTTCGCGGTCTTTTGGATAATGCAGTTCAGTCAGCTGCGGAGGAACGGGGAATACCAACAGAAGAATTACCGGAGTATGTTATCGAAAAGCCTAAAAAAGCAGAACATGGCGACTGGGCTACAAATATTGCCATGCAACTTGCCAGGGTGTTCAAGGAAAAACCCAGAAAATTGGCAGAAGATTTGGTGGCCCGCCTTGCCGATTGTGATTATTTTACGTCTGTGGAGATAGCAGGGCCAGGATTTATCAATTTCCGCCTTTCCCAGAAATGGATGGGGGAAGCCGTGCGGACTATTATAGAAGAAGGCGATGAATATGGCCGTTCCAATCTTGGAGGGGGAGAAAAAGTACAGATAGAGTTCGTAAGTGCAAACCCTACCGGACCTCTTCATGTTGGTCATGGCCGTGGGGCGGCTGTTGGTGACATTATTGCCAGAATTATGGGCTTTGCTGGCTGGGAAGTAGAAAAAGAATACTATATTAACGATGCAGGGCTTCAAATGCAGATATTGGGGCGTTCCGCCCAATCCCGATATTTTGAGCTTTTAGGCCAGGGGGAGATGGCGCCTTTCCCAGAGGATGCCTATAAAGGTGATTATATATACGATATCGCTCAAGAGATTATCGACAGGGAAGGCGATGTCTTTCTTAAAAAACCTTTGGAGGAAAGCCTGCCCTTCTTCCAGCGTTACGCAGCAGGCCGAATTTTAGAGGGAATAAAAAAAGATCTCTCTGATTTCGGGGTTCGTTTTAATGTCTGGTTCTCCGAAAAGAGTCTTTACGAACGAGATCTTGTGCCTCAAGCAATGGAAACCCTTAAAGCACGGGGCTATGCTTACGAAGAAGACGGAGCTCTCTGGTTTAAGGCAACGGCTTTTGGCGACGAAAAGGATCGTGTCCTTATCCGTACCAACGGTGTCCCTACATATTTTGCGTCTGATATTACATATCATATGGAGAAATTTAGTCGGGGATTCCAAAGAGTCATCGATATTTGGGGTGCAGACCATCATGGCTATGTGCCCCGTATGAAAGCGGGCATAGAAGCTCTTGGAAAAGAGCGAGACAGCCTTGAAATAGTGCTCATTCAGTTTGTGAACCTCCTTCGAAGCGGAGAGCAAGTTGCCATGTCCACCCGCTCGGGGCAATTCGTTACTCTACGGGACGTGATGGATGAAGTAGGGGTCGATGCAACTCGATATTTCTTTGTAATGCGACGAAGTGATAGCCATCTCGACTTTGATTTGGAGTTAGCCAAACAGTCTTCTAATGAAAATCCAGTATATTATGTGCAGTATGCTCATGCCAGAATCTGTAGCGTCTTGAAAGAAGCTGAAACTCGTGGGATAGCTATCCCTGGAATGGAAGCCCTGGATCCGTCACTTCTCCTTGCTGAAGAGGAGAAAAAGTTGGTGAACAGGCTCTCTCTTTTCCCTCAGGAAGTGGAGAAAGCCGCTTTGGAGCGGGCTCCCTATCTTATTGTTAATTATGCTTACGACTTGGCTGGAGATTTTCACTCTTTTTATAATGCCAATCGTATACTTGGAGAACGTTTACCAGTAATGAATATGAGGCTCCTACTCGTTCAAGCCTCAAAGACAGTTTTGTCTCGATCTCTCTCTCTCTTGGGTGTGCGGGCTCCTGAAAGGATGTAG
- a CDS encoding O-antigen ligase family protein encodes MSFCCFLILLVVPNMVFSGEFWYQTLHPMKWVVTLVPLCIMLFFAFIKSFAERARGFLWDSFSLIATFFLIFLSLQPLWIPISSWSTYLLAWFSFAALWLLYIITFNIFNETWLPWIFLSSGLAGAVSVFFAELQIHSLHKPFFFILQTPGHYIANTGQQNMLALWLAICSLNLMFLFLYVPAFSKKGWDLPRDGILILLLAVTEWGLWNTTSRSAIFGIISGLLFMGIGVWCSGNKDIKRRALCIILIFFAIMTATVELNEGRIGTLKDKFRDIVENPTSVGQRDSIWLTSWYMFRQHPFRGVGLGHYKWNYLKAQGAMLEEHPEKKWQYTYWAHNEFLQWLCETGVVGGALLFTVVCWWFCHFVSVLYKKAPLSLEALWGSSLVVLFGGTALWTRPFHRIEDAVWLAVALGVANRDILQEEFCVRFSLEKNRFIMALFSGVAVGGLIFLGHGLYSDRLIAKAFEEKNMALQMDCLNRASQSLMVRSLAQKELAHLLLACGEGGRDPELLAEGLNRMYALFQKEPHVKEFRVLLDWGIKLGKKDLVFELSRYLHPSVRGTVP; translated from the coding sequence TTGTCTTTTTGTTGTTTTTTAATTCTTCTCGTAGTACCCAATATGGTTTTTTCGGGAGAGTTCTGGTATCAGACCCTTCATCCTATGAAGTGGGTCGTAACTCTTGTTCCTCTCTGCATAATGCTTTTCTTTGCTTTTATAAAGAGCTTTGCCGAGAGGGCAAGAGGTTTCTTATGGGATTCTTTTTCTCTTATTGCGACATTTTTTCTTATATTTTTGTCCCTCCAGCCCCTTTGGATCCCTATCTCTTCGTGGTCTACATACCTTCTTGCCTGGTTTTCCTTTGCCGCCCTATGGCTTCTTTATATCATAACGTTTAACATTTTTAATGAGACGTGGCTTCCGTGGATTTTTTTAAGCAGCGGCTTGGCAGGGGCCGTAAGTGTTTTTTTTGCAGAACTTCAAATTCACTCGTTACATAAACCCTTCTTTTTTATTCTTCAAACCCCAGGACATTACATAGCCAATACAGGACAACAAAACATGCTTGCCCTCTGGTTGGCTATTTGCTCATTGAATCTCATGTTCCTTTTTCTCTACGTACCGGCTTTTTCAAAGAAGGGATGGGATTTACCACGAGACGGCATTCTAATTCTTCTTTTGGCTGTAACAGAGTGGGGGCTATGGAACACTACTAGCCGTTCCGCTATCTTCGGAATCATATCGGGATTGTTGTTTATGGGCATAGGGGTGTGGTGTTCTGGAAATAAGGATATAAAACGAAGGGCGTTATGTATTATTTTGATTTTCTTCGCTATTATGACAGCCACTGTGGAATTAAATGAAGGGCGCATTGGAACATTAAAAGATAAATTTAGAGATATAGTTGAAAACCCCACATCTGTGGGGCAAAGAGACAGCATTTGGCTTACATCGTGGTATATGTTTCGTCAACATCCCTTTCGCGGTGTAGGGTTGGGACATTATAAATGGAACTATCTTAAAGCGCAGGGGGCGATGCTAGAAGAGCATCCAGAGAAGAAATGGCAGTATACATATTGGGCTCACAATGAATTTCTTCAATGGTTATGTGAAACAGGAGTTGTGGGAGGTGCTCTTCTTTTTACCGTCGTTTGTTGGTGGTTTTGTCACTTTGTTTCTGTGCTTTATAAAAAGGCTCCCCTTTCCTTAGAAGCATTATGGGGCTCGTCCCTTGTGGTTCTTTTTGGAGGGACTGCTTTGTGGACCCGTCCCTTTCATCGTATTGAGGATGCTGTCTGGCTGGCTGTGGCTTTAGGAGTTGCGAACAGAGATATTCTACAGGAAGAATTTTGTGTTCGTTTTTCTCTGGAGAAAAACCGCTTTATTATGGCCTTGTTCAGTGGAGTGGCTGTAGGCGGTCTTATCTTTTTGGGGCATGGACTTTATAGTGATAGATTAATAGCAAAGGCTTTTGAAGAAAAAAACATGGCTCTTCAGATGGATTGCCTGAATAGAGCCTCCCAATCTCTTATGGTTCGTTCCCTGGCTCAAAAAGAGCTTGCCCATCTTCTCCTTGCCTGCGGTGAAGGAGGGCGAGATCCGGAACTTCTTGCCGAAGGACTCAATAGGATGTATGCCCTCTTTCAAAAGGAACCTCATGTAAAGGAATTTCGGGTTCTTTTGGATTGGGGTATAAAGCTGGGGAAAAAAGATCTAGTATTTGAATTGTCTCGCTATCTTCACCCGTCAGTTCGGGGCACGGTGCCGTAG
- the rpsR gene encoding 30S ribosomal protein S18, which yields MAENNGPSRGQRGGGAPRRGGKRRPKVCFYCVDKLDNVDYKDIERLRKYVSERGKIMPRRVTGNCAKHQRQLTRAIKRARYMALLPYSVE from the coding sequence ATGGCTGAGAATAATGGCCCCTCAAGAGGACAGAGAGGGGGCGGCGCCCCTAGACGGGGTGGCAAGAGACGGCCTAAAGTTTGTTTTTACTGTGTCGATAAACTCGACAACGTAGATTATAAAGATATAGAGCGTTTACGGAAATATGTAAGCGAGCGAGGTAAAATTATGCCTAGACGGGTAACGGGGAATTGCGCCAAACATCAGCGCCAGCTGACAAGGGCTATAAAGAGAGCTCGTTATATGGCGCTTCTGCCTTACTCTGTAGAATAG
- a CDS encoding YybS family protein, producing MTPTRSLVESSLLVGLAVVLFLAAQFLPVVGIAFSFLCPAPLVVMGLRHDLKKSILGAGVAAVLIMFFMGPIGALFFILGFGILGIGLGYLSKRLDHGVEILLYGILISLGSKLVLMVVASKVMGMNPFSIDPVEIENTMNKVFEFYAGKGLSPETIESMKQQMMVTLKMLPMVFPAILTLAASVDCYLSYVISRAVIHRIGSGTLPSLPSFDQWRFPKSIFWAFVVSIVFSLVGIQLGQSSLVFRVGMNLKLLVNMLFLLQGLSAIWYYLSLRGVGKVLRWIVIIFVMFIPFLSTVALGIGIGDMWFDFRSRIRRE from the coding sequence GTGACGCCAACGAGAAGTCTTGTCGAATCTTCTCTCCTCGTGGGACTGGCGGTAGTTCTTTTTTTAGCGGCTCAGTTTTTACCAGTTGTAGGTATTGCTTTTTCCTTTCTCTGCCCAGCACCTCTAGTTGTTATGGGGTTGCGGCATGATCTGAAGAAGTCTATTCTCGGAGCAGGTGTAGCGGCAGTTTTAATAATGTTTTTTATGGGCCCTATAGGAGCGCTCTTTTTTATTTTAGGTTTTGGAATATTAGGAATCGGTTTAGGATATTTGTCGAAGAGATTGGATCACGGAGTGGAGATACTTCTATATGGAATCCTTATCTCTCTTGGCAGTAAACTGGTGCTTATGGTTGTGGCGAGTAAGGTTATGGGTATGAACCCCTTTTCTATCGACCCTGTAGAGATAGAAAACACCATGAATAAGGTTTTTGAATTTTATGCTGGGAAAGGATTATCTCCTGAGACCATAGAATCTATGAAACAACAAATGATGGTAACATTGAAAATGTTGCCCATGGTGTTCCCCGCCATACTGACTTTAGCTGCTTCTGTCGATTGCTACTTAAGCTATGTTATTAGTCGAGCTGTGATCCACCGCATCGGCAGCGGTACGTTACCATCTCTTCCTTCTTTTGATCAGTGGCGGTTCCCTAAAAGTATATTCTGGGCTTTTGTAGTCTCCATTGTGTTCTCTTTAGTTGGGATACAGCTTGGACAATCGAGTCTCGTTTTTCGAGTGGGAATGAACCTTAAACTTCTTGTCAACATGCTTTTCTTGCTCCAGGGCCTATCTGCTATCTGGTATTATCTTTCTTTGAGAGGTGTAGGGAAAGTTCTTCGATGGATTGTTATAATATTTGTGATGTTCATCCCTTTCCTTTCCACAGTTGCTTTGGGTATAGGGATAGGGGATATGTGGTTTGATTTCAGGTCACGAATCAGGAGGGAGTAG
- a CDS encoding glutamine synthetase III produces the protein MTYDKPRDIFGMYVFDRRAMRERLPRDVYDALIASIEGGQKLDSSIADMVAAAMKEWALSKGATHYTHWFHPRTELTAEKHTAFLVADENGLPMESFKGKELVQSEPDASSFPSGGIRSTFEARGYSAWDPTSPAFIVTSKKGGTLCIPSVFISYDGTPLDLKTPMMKALDAVETRALRLLKLFGNRGLKWAKVTVGAEQEFFLIDGAGARKRPDLQFCGRTIIGCQPPKGQQMEDHYLGAIPPRVLSYMEDVERDLYRLGVVITTRHNEAAPCQFEFAPQHAEANLSCDQNQLIMETLRKMARRHDLMLLLHEKPFAGLNGSGKHINFSIQDSDGKNILKPSSNQRRNIQFLTFLSAFLLGLSRYSGLLRASIASPGNMHRLGGNEAPPAIISAYLGDTLSMILDRIEQGLPDAFPSKGLIDLGLSRLPEITTDNTDRNRTAPLAFTGNKFEFRAPGASQSIAGPLTMILAIWAWGLDQICSMIESRIGNGDVIDAALEAVRYAARESRNIRFEGNAYSQEWYEEARKRGLIIAHNTQEALALYLVPEHRQLLSDLHIMNDREITAYYEIRLEQYVKTVEIEMGILHSMVWEGVLPALSKQLVLESQAFSAIDPSLMDNADEPWKNFIRRLGTLKTGLHTAVEHLDNLRQKILSMPLEEQAKVLTEEGLPLDAAIRGMCDAAESITAGSVWPYPTYRELLYIP, from the coding sequence ATGACATACGATAAGCCACGGGATATTTTTGGAATGTACGTATTTGATCGACGGGCTATGAGAGAACGCCTCCCCCGGGATGTCTACGACGCCCTTATCGCTTCCATTGAGGGGGGACAAAAATTAGATTCAAGCATTGCCGATATGGTCGCTGCCGCCATGAAAGAATGGGCATTATCTAAAGGCGCTACACACTACACGCACTGGTTCCATCCCCGTACAGAATTGACGGCAGAAAAACATACCGCCTTTTTGGTTGCGGACGAAAATGGGCTTCCCATGGAGTCTTTTAAGGGAAAGGAACTTGTACAAAGCGAGCCTGACGCGTCTTCTTTCCCATCAGGAGGAATTCGTTCTACCTTCGAGGCCAGAGGGTACAGCGCCTGGGACCCTACAAGCCCGGCCTTCATTGTAACAAGTAAAAAAGGTGGTACCCTTTGTATTCCGTCAGTATTTATATCCTACGACGGTACGCCATTAGATTTGAAAACTCCCATGATGAAAGCATTGGACGCTGTGGAAACCAGAGCGTTGCGCCTCCTTAAGCTTTTCGGGAATCGGGGACTTAAATGGGCCAAGGTAACTGTAGGGGCTGAGCAAGAATTTTTTCTTATTGACGGAGCAGGGGCAAGAAAACGTCCTGACCTCCAATTCTGCGGTCGAACAATTATAGGCTGCCAACCTCCCAAAGGGCAACAGATGGAGGATCACTATCTGGGAGCTATTCCTCCTCGAGTTCTCTCTTATATGGAAGACGTGGAGAGAGACCTGTATCGTCTCGGTGTCGTTATTACTACCCGCCATAACGAAGCTGCCCCCTGCCAGTTCGAATTTGCACCTCAACATGCGGAAGCAAATTTGTCGTGCGATCAAAATCAGCTTATTATGGAAACATTAAGAAAGATGGCCCGCCGCCATGATCTCATGCTTCTGCTCCACGAAAAACCCTTCGCCGGACTGAACGGGAGTGGAAAACATATAAATTTCTCCATTCAGGATAGTGATGGGAAAAACATCCTGAAGCCATCGTCTAATCAGAGAAGAAACATTCAATTTCTTACATTTCTTTCGGCCTTTCTTCTCGGATTATCACGATACAGTGGCCTGTTGCGAGCCTCTATCGCTTCTCCCGGGAACATGCATCGCCTTGGGGGAAACGAAGCGCCACCTGCAATTATAAGCGCCTATCTGGGCGATACCCTTTCTATGATTTTGGACCGCATCGAACAGGGCTTGCCAGATGCTTTCCCCAGCAAGGGACTTATCGATTTGGGACTCAGCCGTCTGCCTGAAATTACAACAGACAACACTGACCGCAACAGAACGGCTCCCCTTGCTTTCACAGGGAATAAATTTGAATTTCGAGCACCTGGCGCCTCCCAATCTATAGCAGGGCCTCTTACAATGATTTTGGCCATCTGGGCCTGGGGGCTCGACCAAATCTGCTCTATGATCGAGTCGAGAATTGGCAATGGCGATGTGATAGATGCAGCTCTGGAAGCAGTGCGGTATGCGGCTCGGGAAAGCCGTAATATTCGATTTGAAGGGAACGCCTATAGCCAGGAATGGTATGAGGAAGCTCGTAAGAGAGGACTCATTATAGCTCATAACACTCAAGAGGCCCTCGCTCTTTACTTGGTCCCTGAGCATCGCCAGCTTCTCTCAGATCTTCATATTATGAACGATCGTGAAATTACCGCCTATTACGAAATTCGGCTGGAGCAATATGTAAAAACAGTAGAGATCGAGATGGGTATTTTACACTCTATGGTTTGGGAGGGGGTTTTACCCGCCCTTTCAAAGCAACTCGTATTAGAAAGCCAAGCTTTCAGCGCTATCGATCCAAGTCTTATGGATAATGCTGACGAGCCATGGAAAAACTTTATTCGGCGTTTGGGCACTCTCAAAACAGGCCTTCATACGGCAGTAGAGCACTTAGATAATTTAAGGCAAAAAATTCTTTCCATGCCTCTTGAAGAACAAGCTAAAGTGCTGACAGAAGAGGGGCTTCCTCTAGATGCTGCTATCAGAGGGATGTGCGATGCGGCGGAATCCATAACGGCCGGCAGCGTATGGCCATATCCTACATATAGGGAACTTCTCTATATTCCCTAA
- a CDS encoding ParB/RepB/Spo0J family partition protein, whose amino-acid sequence MSDLWRSSGMAGMMNFLRNEALLRGGKNEEKPRGGEKKFCELPVDLIRPNPMQPRLYFDENELNELASSIAELGVIQPIVVCEVDKGYELIVGERRLRAAKKVGLSTIPAIVTQITPTDQQVLALVENVHRSNLSAIEEAQCLRNILDRTGWNQSVLASRLGCSQSSIANKLRLLKLDEGVQNMIMFGKIGERQARSLVGLASEQQVLLAQQIAEEKLNAKEAEALVRNKKQALRPKDHESVSRKSRSKGLSFTGPEGPTGELLKDLAVLVESNRRKGIPVIWKVKELAQRELIVEITVDLKGHIVPEKDKVHEHGLPE is encoded by the coding sequence ATGTCTGATTTGTGGAGGAGCAGCGGAATGGCAGGTATGATGAATTTCCTTCGCAACGAAGCACTGTTACGTGGCGGGAAAAATGAAGAAAAGCCTCGTGGAGGAGAAAAGAAATTTTGTGAATTGCCTGTAGACCTTATTCGGCCTAACCCTATGCAACCTCGTCTGTATTTCGATGAGAACGAGCTTAACGAACTGGCATCGTCTATAGCTGAACTTGGTGTGATCCAGCCGATTGTTGTATGTGAAGTGGATAAGGGATATGAACTTATAGTTGGAGAGCGTCGTCTGAGGGCTGCCAAAAAAGTGGGGCTCTCTACAATTCCAGCTATAGTAACTCAGATTACTCCCACTGACCAGCAGGTCTTGGCTCTCGTTGAAAATGTCCATAGAAGCAATCTTTCCGCTATAGAAGAAGCCCAGTGCCTTCGAAATATTTTAGATCGCACAGGATGGAACCAATCTGTACTTGCTTCCAGACTTGGTTGTTCCCAGTCATCTATAGCGAACAAACTTCGTCTTCTTAAACTTGATGAAGGCGTGCAGAATATGATTATGTTTGGGAAGATTGGAGAACGGCAGGCTCGATCCCTTGTAGGGTTGGCTTCTGAACAGCAGGTGCTTCTTGCACAACAGATTGCAGAAGAGAAGCTCAATGCGAAAGAAGCGGAAGCGTTAGTTCGCAACAAAAAACAGGCTCTTCGCCCAAAAGATCATGAATCTGTTTCTCGAAAGAGTCGAAGCAAAGGACTTTCCTTTACAGGCCCAGAAGGTCCTACAGGGGAGCTTTTGAAGGATCTGGCTGTTCTTGTGGAAAGCAATAGGCGCAAAGGGATCCCTGTCATCTGGAAAGTTAAAGAACTTGCTCAAAGAGAGCTTATAGTTGAAATTACAGTAGACCTCAAAGGACATATAGTCCCAGAAAAAGACAAGGTACATGAACATGGGCTCCCTGAGTAA
- the dnaB gene encoding replicative DNA helicase gives MAENIYDRVPPTSLDAERAVLGACLVDREALNQVMEVLVPNDFYDLVHRLAFEVICDMAQRGKPVDPLTFLEEVAKREFDKKIGGQPFIAGLVDGVTTTANAEYYALIVKDKSIHRRLISAGNKIVRLGYSEELEIDEILEEAEKSVFEIAQNRNRTNFRAVSDVLGKTFQMIEEQYRKSDQDVTGYSTGFYQFDRMVGGLQPGSLNILAARPSMGKTALALNMAQHGGVEQKTPILIFSLEMSAEQLVQRMLGSEAKVNIHDIRNGSFSDGDWEKLADAAGRLTQAPIFIDDSSMLSTLEFRARARRFKARFENVGLIVVDYLQLMSFSRRIDSKQQEVAEISRALKGVARELEVPVLALSQLSRAVEQRTDKMPQLSDLRDSGAIEQDADLVLLLYRPGYYDSAGSPEEEDNRATVRIAKHRNGPTGDVDLVFLKEYTRFVNAERTFI, from the coding sequence GTGGCAGAAAACATATATGATCGAGTACCCCCTACAAGTCTCGATGCGGAGCGTGCTGTTTTAGGAGCTTGTCTCGTAGACAGGGAAGCATTGAACCAGGTTATGGAGGTCTTGGTCCCTAACGATTTTTATGATCTTGTGCACCGATTGGCGTTTGAGGTTATCTGCGATATGGCTCAGCGTGGCAAACCGGTTGACCCCCTTACCTTTCTCGAAGAAGTTGCCAAACGGGAGTTCGATAAAAAAATAGGGGGACAACCCTTTATCGCTGGATTGGTAGATGGCGTCACCACTACTGCAAATGCTGAATATTATGCTCTTATCGTTAAAGATAAATCTATTCACCGTCGGCTCATTTCTGCAGGGAATAAAATAGTTCGGCTAGGCTATTCTGAAGAGCTGGAAATTGATGAGATTCTGGAAGAGGCGGAGAAATCTGTCTTTGAAATAGCTCAGAACAGGAACAGAACAAATTTCAGGGCTGTTTCAGATGTTCTGGGCAAGACCTTCCAAATGATAGAGGAACAGTATCGGAAGTCAGACCAGGATGTAACAGGGTACAGCACTGGCTTTTATCAATTCGATCGAATGGTTGGAGGGCTCCAGCCAGGGAGCCTCAATATTCTTGCAGCCCGTCCTTCTATGGGAAAAACAGCTCTTGCTCTGAATATGGCTCAACATGGAGGCGTGGAGCAAAAAACCCCCATTTTGATCTTTAGCTTGGAAATGAGTGCAGAGCAGTTGGTGCAGCGAATGCTAGGTTCTGAGGCTAAAGTGAATATCCACGATATACGAAACGGATCTTTTTCAGATGGCGATTGGGAAAAATTGGCAGATGCTGCCGGGCGTCTGACCCAGGCTCCCATCTTTATAGACGATAGTTCCATGCTGTCTACTTTAGAGTTTAGAGCACGGGCACGACGATTTAAAGCTCGTTTTGAGAACGTGGGGCTTATAGTAGTGGACTACTTGCAGCTTATGAGCTTTTCCCGGCGTATTGACAGTAAACAGCAGGAGGTAGCTGAAATATCCAGAGCTCTGAAGGGTGTAGCTCGAGAGCTGGAGGTACCTGTTCTAGCCCTTTCACAGCTTTCGAGAGCTGTGGAGCAGCGAACAGATAAAATGCCTCAACTATCAGACCTTCGAGATAGTGGAGCCATTGAGCAGGATGCGGATCTGGTTCTTCTCCTTTATAGGCCGGGGTATTATGATAGCGCTGGTTCACCGGAAGAGGAGGATAATCGGGCCACTGTACGTATCGCTAAGCATCGTAATGGGCCTACTGGAGATGTGGACTTAGTATTCCTGAAGGAATATACACGATTTGTTAATGCAGAGCGAACCTTTATTTAG
- the rplI gene encoding 50S ribosomal protein L9, whose amino-acid sequence MKVILKQDIAKLGNKGDLIEVSDGYSRNYLIPRGLAEEATPSRLSEWKQDMKAREKKEEKMLAEAQEMSRHLQGKQVVVKASAGESGKLFGSVTNAHVEEALKKQLKVSIDKKDIKLDETIRNTGEYSFTVKLYQGVEARMTVKVEAE is encoded by the coding sequence ATGAAAGTAATCCTAAAACAGGATATAGCGAAATTAGGAAATAAAGGAGATCTTATAGAGGTATCTGACGGATATAGCCGAAACTACTTGATCCCACGAGGTTTGGCGGAAGAAGCGACTCCTTCGAGGCTGAGCGAATGGAAGCAAGATATGAAGGCTCGGGAAAAGAAAGAAGAGAAGATGCTGGCGGAGGCTCAGGAGATGAGTCGTCACTTGCAGGGGAAACAGGTAGTAGTTAAAGCGAGTGCAGGTGAGTCAGGAAAGCTTTTTGGGAGCGTTACAAATGCTCATGTAGAAGAGGCACTAAAAAAACAACTAAAGGTTTCTATCGATAAAAAAGATATAAAGCTTGATGAAACCATTCGGAATACGGGGGAATATTCTTTCACGGTTAAGCTCTATCAAGGAGTGGAAGCTCGAATGACCGTAAAAGTTGAGGCGGAATAG
- the rpsF gene encoding 30S ribosomal protein S6, whose product MRPYEMMVLVSSELEDPKEEIGKIEEVVRSLGGEHSKTDIWGKRKLAYPIDKHTEGFYAVMTFKLDSDEIEELERLMSLRPNVYRQMIVRLDEE is encoded by the coding sequence GTGCGACCCTACGAAATGATGGTTCTAGTAAGTTCTGAACTGGAAGATCCAAAGGAAGAGATCGGTAAGATCGAGGAGGTCGTGCGGAGCCTTGGTGGAGAGCACTCTAAAACCGATATATGGGGGAAGAGAAAGCTGGCTTATCCTATCGATAAGCACACCGAAGGTTTTTACGCAGTGATGACATTTAAGCTCGATTCTGATGAGATTGAAGAGCTTGAACGTCTTATGAGTTTACGGCCTAATGTATATCGGCAGATGATCGTCCGTCTTGACGAAGAGTAA
- a CDS encoding FtsB family cell division protein has protein sequence MPRLRWVFLAVMLGLIVAIMGTAYVFEFREIHRLSEMVDSRMVRLTSLSRKLQEYQEKIDFYKTPEGLAHLARDQYNLVFPGERIYRIVVTSDDVLPQKQQ, from the coding sequence ATGCCTCGGCTTCGGTGGGTCTTCCTTGCAGTAATGCTGGGGCTTATTGTGGCCATTATGGGGACAGCATATGTCTTCGAGTTTCGAGAGATACATCGACTATCCGAGATGGTGGACTCTCGTATGGTTCGCTTAACGTCTCTCTCCCGCAAACTTCAAGAATATCAGGAGAAGATAGACTTTTACAAAACACCGGAAGGATTGGCCCATCTCGCAAGAGATCAATATAATCTTGTTTTTCCGGGGGAACGCATCTATCGTATTGTTGTAACGTCGGACGATGTCTTGCCGCAAAAACAACAGTAG